The following nucleotide sequence is from Flavobacterium sp. N1736.
AAAACTGTTTCTTGCCGTAAGCGGAGGTTTAGATAGTATGGTTTTGCTGCATTTATTGAAACAACTACCTTATGAAATTGCTGTTTTGCATTGTAATTTTCAGCTTCGCGGATTAGAAAGTTTTGGTGATCAGGATTTCATTCAAAACTATTGCGATCAAAATAATATTCCCGTTTTTACAACGCAATTTGATACCGAAGCTTTTGCAAAAGATTATAAACTTTCTACACAGGTTGCGGCTCGCGAATTGCGTTATAGCTGGTTTTATGAACTTTTAGAAACCAAAAACTTCGATTATATTGTAACGGCACATCATGCCGATGATAATCTGGAAACTTTCATTATCAATTTAACACGCGGAACGGGATTAGATGGTTTAACCGGAATTCCGGAACAAAATGATAAAATTATACGTCCGCTTTTGCCTTTTTCGAGAGAAGAAATTTTGAAATACGCAGAAGAAAATAATATCGAATGGCGTGAAGACAGCAGTAATGCATCGAATAAATATCTGAGAAATAAAATCCGTCATGATCTGGTTCCGATTTTAAAAGAAATAAATCCGAACTTCCTGAATGCTTTTCAGAAAACACAATCGTATTTGCAGGAATCAAAAGAAATGATTGAAGATGCTTCGATTATGATTTATCAGCAAGTGGCGAAAGAAGTTGGCAATGATATTCATTTTGATTTAAATCAGCTAATAAAACTTCCTAATTATAAATCGTATTTGTACCAATGGCTGAATGAATTTGGCTTTTTGGCTTGGAATGATGTTTATGATTTAGTTGACGGACAATCTGGCAAACAGGTTTTTGCTGCGGAATTTCGATTGCTAAAAAATAGAAATACGTTGATTTTAAGTCCGATTTTAGAAGAAGATGAAAAGGATGAATATCTGATTACTGAAAATGAAGAAGACGTTAATTTTCCCTTAAAATTGAAGCTTTGTCGGGTAGATGACATTACAATAGATTCAAATAAGTCTATCTTTGTTGACGCTAAAAAAATCCAGTTTCCTTTGGTTTTACGTAAATGGAATGAGGGAGATGTTTTTCATCCTTTTGGCATGAACGGCAAATCAAAAAAGGTGAGCAAACTTTTTAAAGATGAGAAATTGTCGCTAATTGAAAAAGAAAAAACGTGGATTTTATGTTCCAATAATCAGATTGTATGGGTTGTTGGAATTAGACAGGACGAACGTTTTAAAATAGAAGATACCACAAATAATATACTTAAAATAGAATTACAATAATGAACTTTACTCAATCCCATCAGGCTGAAATATCAAAAAGTGTTTGGACTAAAACCATTGTTTTTTTGTTATTTTTCATATTTGCTTTTGCAAAAGGCAACTCTCAAATTTTAGAACCGGTAAAATGGACGTCTAAAATTGAAAAGAAAGGCAATAATGCGGTTTTAATTTTTGATGGAACGATTGAAAAAGACTGGCATATGTATTCGCAATTTACGCCGGATGGAGGTCCGCTTGCGTTAGAAATTGCCTTTAAAAATCAAAAGGGAAACTACGAATTAGTTGGTAAAGCCAAAGAAGGGAAAACCAGAACAGCTTTTAATGATGT
It contains:
- the tilS gene encoding tRNA lysidine(34) synthetase TilS; this translates as MLSKFQNHLASRFPFLEYKKLFLAVSGGLDSMVLLHLLKQLPYEIAVLHCNFQLRGLESFGDQDFIQNYCDQNNIPVFTTQFDTEAFAKDYKLSTQVAARELRYSWFYELLETKNFDYIVTAHHADDNLETFIINLTRGTGLDGLTGIPEQNDKIIRPLLPFSREEILKYAEENNIEWREDSSNASNKYLRNKIRHDLVPILKEINPNFLNAFQKTQSYLQESKEMIEDASIMIYQQVAKEVGNDIHFDLNQLIKLPNYKSYLYQWLNEFGFLAWNDVYDLVDGQSGKQVFAAEFRLLKNRNTLILSPILEEDEKDEYLITENEEDVNFPLKLKLCRVDDITIDSNKSIFVDAKKIQFPLVLRKWNEGDVFHPFGMNGKSKKVSKLFKDEKLSLIEKEKTWILCSNNQIVWVVGIRQDERFKIEDTTNNILKIELQ